A stretch of Triticum aestivum cultivar Chinese Spring chromosome 1D, IWGSC CS RefSeq v2.1, whole genome shotgun sequence DNA encodes these proteins:
- the LOC780574 gene encoding guanylyl cyclase 1 produces MWPLCFISDRLFKVPEDGGGDGPGAPLPPDGRIPLARRSYFIDVPHVQQAFTWDCGLACVLMVLRTLGLDCCHGIAELEKLCRTTSVWTVDLAYLLHKFSVNFSFFTVTIGANPQYSAETFYREQLQEDIDRVDELFGKALDAGISIQCRSISAYDIAFLLLSGHCIAIALVDKSKLNSSWMNDVHDMQQFDEDSDYMGHYVVICGYDADACEFEIRDPASSRKREMVPMKSLDEARKSFGTDEDILLVSLTGKNGMKLSRKLPVGSP; encoded by the exons ATGTGGCCCCTCTGCTTCATCTCGGACAGGCTGTTCAAGGTGCcggaagacggcggcggcgacggcccgGGCGCGCCGCTGCCCCCCGACGGCCGAATCCCGCTAGCACGCCGATCGTACTTCATCGAT GTCCCTCACGTGCAGCAGGCCTTCACCTGGGACTGCGGCCTTGCTTGCGTGCTCATGGTGCTCAGGACCCTGGGGCTTGATTGCTGCCACGGCATTGCCGAACTCGAGAAGCTCTGCCGCACCACAAG cgtctggacagtcgacttgGCATATCTGTTACATAAGTTTTCAGTTAATTTTTCGTTCTTTACTGTGACTATTGGAGCAAATCCGCAGTATTCTGCAGAAACCTTTTATAGG GAGCAATTGCAAGAAGACATTGATCGAGTAGATGAGCTGTTTGGCAAAGCACTTGATGCTGGAATCAGTATTCAA TGCAGATCCATCAGTGCGTATGATATTGCTTTTCTACTTTTATCCGGGCACTGCATTGCAATTGCACTAGTGGATAAATCAAAGTTAAA TTCCTCTTGGATGAATGATGTACATGATATGCAACAGTTTGATGAGGATTCAGATTACATGG GGCATTATGTTGTAATATGTGGCTATGATGCTGATGCTTGCGAGTTTGAGATAAGGGATCCAGCCAGTTCTAG AAAGCGTGAAATGGTGCCCATGAAAAGCTTAGATGAGGCCCGCAAATCGTTCGGAACTGATGAGGACATTCTTCTG GTGTCCTTAACTGGAAAAAATGGGATGAAGCTGTCGCGTAAACTCCCGGTCGGCTCTCCGTAG